One stretch of Tepiditoga spiralis DNA includes these proteins:
- a CDS encoding sugar ABC transporter permease: MAMIQKKNYFLRHIIMIIVVLIILFPIIWVVSTSVRRDNAAFSSKLFSNRLTMRNYTELLFPKPTVPELIKDLNDVTAYIDEYNSYTTEQAIKRSNEDINKLFNYLDMSKENLNNVEKNYESVLSTFIEEKESILKDLNEIRETDFAYFNKKLSDLNKKLNEYGYNLETSKLDTLIKNYLSQRKKTYEFLIQYKGNNDKYYSETESLLFKVPLKTTLWKIKTYRKWKREENTDFINNIGTEVSNLESSWKKVDSEIKILSNKINTFVQEKFGITLKTISDNEEKIKNYETIQSKLKNELNNTEVSLNKIKVKVKAITDVYFLNKSKIKAAYDVIKSTEFKGGELPKTGSDGNFYLLVQKYKDILPDIYSSAKNIDSLNKNGFVETVKLYDEIFNFLYSNFSGIYSLRNNETVMPAYETLKSSAEKMAISLSEIKMIINQYKDNYENKLELISMDNKLTNEINKASNENEVLKENEKDKLDFVNEIQELPNLIFVKDFTNENIKTLNEAYYYSIFLKSKFYSKYIPERNKYFLFSAYNNLKESKNRFLSGKEKMETLISKMSVQLTFLKNNIKNIVKLNYGGNVTNIKSIEIMTDLYNTKYGNANADLSRASRIVSDFSEKLKYGNLKSILKKIDKYLYNFSMDWKKWLRKPFVRWMLNSIIVAGLTAFLTVLMTSMAAYPFSRMRFVGRKQGLLFLMIIQMFPAIMSMVALYKTLKFIGDYNPFIGLDTIGGLIFVYLGGIAYNMWLFKGYYDTIPDSLEESAMIDGATRLQTFWKIVFPLSLPIISVVTILAFMGIFNEFLLANIILQREEIYTYALGLRSFTTGPFETEWGMFTAASMIGMLPMVTLFLVMQKWIVGGLTQGSVKG, encoded by the coding sequence ATGGCTATGATACAAAAAAAGAATTATTTTTTAAGGCATATAATAATGATTATAGTAGTTTTAATTATATTGTTTCCTATAATTTGGGTTGTTTCAACATCTGTTAGAAGAGACAATGCAGCTTTTAGTTCTAAATTATTTTCAAACAGATTAACAATGAGAAATTATACTGAATTACTTTTCCCAAAACCTACGGTTCCAGAATTAATAAAAGATTTAAATGATGTTACTGCGTATATAGATGAATATAACTCTTATACCACAGAACAAGCAATAAAAAGATCAAATGAAGATATAAATAAGTTATTTAATTATTTGGATATGTCAAAAGAAAATTTAAATAATGTTGAAAAAAACTATGAAAGTGTTCTTTCAACCTTTATTGAAGAAAAAGAAAGTATTTTGAAAGATTTAAATGAAATTAGAGAAACTGATTTTGCTTACTTTAATAAAAAACTTTCTGATTTGAATAAAAAATTGAATGAATATGGATATAATTTAGAAACATCAAAATTAGATACTTTAATAAAAAATTATTTGAGTCAAAGAAAAAAAACTTATGAATTTTTAATACAATATAAAGGAAACAATGATAAGTATTATTCTGAAACAGAAAGTTTATTGTTTAAAGTTCCATTAAAAACAACTTTATGGAAGATAAAAACTTATAGAAAATGGAAAAGAGAAGAAAATACTGATTTTATTAATAATATTGGAACAGAAGTATCTAATTTAGAAAGTTCATGGAAAAAAGTTGATTCTGAAATAAAAATATTAAGTAATAAAATAAATACTTTTGTTCAAGAAAAATTTGGAATTACACTAAAAACTATTTCAGATAATGAAGAAAAAATTAAAAATTATGAAACTATACAATCTAAATTAAAGAATGAATTAAACAATACAGAAGTTTCTTTGAATAAAATAAAAGTAAAAGTAAAAGCTATAACAGATGTTTATTTCTTAAATAAATCAAAAATAAAAGCAGCATATGATGTAATTAAGAGTACAGAATTTAAAGGTGGAGAACTTCCTAAAACAGGATCAGATGGCAATTTTTATTTACTTGTTCAAAAATATAAAGATATACTTCCAGATATTTATTCAAGTGCAAAAAATATTGATTCTTTAAATAAAAATGGATTTGTTGAAACAGTAAAATTGTATGATGAGATATTTAATTTTTTATATAGCAATTTTTCAGGAATATATAGTTTAAGAAATAATGAAACAGTTATGCCAGCTTATGAAACATTAAAATCATCTGCAGAAAAAATGGCTATTTCTTTATCAGAAATAAAGATGATAATAAATCAATATAAAGATAATTATGAAAATAAACTAGAACTTATTTCTATGGATAATAAGTTAACAAATGAAATAAATAAAGCATCTAATGAAAATGAAGTGTTAAAAGAAAATGAAAAAGATAAATTAGATTTTGTTAATGAAATACAAGAACTACCAAATTTGATTTTTGTAAAAGATTTTACAAATGAAAATATAAAAACATTGAATGAAGCATATTATTATTCAATATTTTTAAAATCAAAATTTTATTCAAAGTATATTCCAGAAAGAAATAAGTACTTTTTATTTTCTGCTTATAATAATTTAAAAGAATCAAAAAATAGATTTTTATCAGGAAAAGAAAAAATGGAAACTTTAATATCAAAAATGAGTGTTCAATTAACTTTTTTAAAGAATAATATAAAAAATATAGTGAAGCTTAATTATGGTGGAAATGTTACAAATATAAAATCTATTGAAATTATGACAGATTTATACAATACTAAGTATGGGAATGCAAATGCTGATTTATCAAGAGCTTCAAGAATAGTAAGTGATTTTTCTGAAAAATTAAAATATGGAAATTTAAAGTCAATATTGAAAAAAATAGATAAGTATTTGTATAATTTTTCAATGGATTGGAAGAAATGGTTAAGAAAACCATTTGTAAGATGGATGTTAAACTCAATAATAGTTGCAGGATTAACAGCATTTTTAACAGTTTTAATGACTTCAATGGCAGCATATCCATTTTCAAGAATGCGTTTTGTAGGAAGAAAACAAGGATTATTATTTTTAATGATAATACAAATGTTTCCGGCAATAATGTCAATGGTAGCGTTGTATAAAACATTAAAGTTTATAGGAGATTATAATCCATTTATTGGATTGGATACGATTGGCGGATTGATTTTTGTTTATCTTGGTGGAATAGCATACAATATGTGGCTTTTTAAAGGGTATTATGATACAATTCCTGATTCTTTAGAAGAATCAGCGATGATAGATGGAGCAACAAGATTGCAAACATTTTGGAAAATAGTTTTTCCATTATCACTACCAATAATATCCGTAGTAACAATATTGGCGTTTATGGGTATATTTAATGAATTTTTACTTGCTAATATAATATTACAAAGAGAAGAAATTTATACATATGCACTTGGTTTAAGATCATTTACAACAGGACCATTTGAAACGGAATGGGGAATGTTTACAGCAGCGTCTATGATAGGGATGCTTCCAATGGTAACATTATTCCTTGTTATGCAAAAGTGGATAGTTGGAGGATTAACTCAAGGTTCAGTAAAAGGATAA
- a CDS encoding LytS/YhcK type 5TM receptor domain-containing protein, whose amino-acid sequence MILVNESFILKMLERTGLIVLLIYIVLRLPYTKKLFIKDHEKKLKINIFIGISGGLIGIVGTLLGISYKTAITNYRDMGVIFAGFIAGIPGGLIAGLISGTHRFFMGGITNVPCSLATISIGIIAGIYSEKFGEEIFNPISSIFFTATAEIYHLFLVYLIVSPKELAFEISTKFMPPMVLSNSLGVFLLSSIYYSLLKENELLQSKAVISIFKIFEKSTFLINGMKEEFLQSFSKETIKNTMFTDFFIIKDNKVISSYGEIKRNIKISEFEKTILKKQKIHYLKNGKQEKINSNNLKFFSGIFIPLKDENILLEFIKNKSNFISDSQITVAKLIGDFISLQLKIHRANNIRSEMEEMRYRDLLMKTNPHMIFNVLNTISYLSDKEPLKVKELCYSLGNFLRNNVDIEKPLIDLKKELNILDNYIDIMRVRYEDMIEFDFKINAEDSMQLPAFTLQPLVENSLKHGMIPDKKLKISITITQKSNGFKIIIKDNGKGSNSNKEGFGIKSIRKRYENIYHNKVKINTSSFLFSGMVVTIDVGG is encoded by the coding sequence TTGATCCTTGTTAATGAATCATTTATCCTGAAAATGCTTGAAAGAACTGGTCTTATTGTCTTACTTATTTATATTGTTTTAAGATTACCTTATACAAAAAAATTATTTATAAAAGATCATGAGAAAAAATTAAAAATTAATATTTTCATAGGAATTTCTGGTGGATTAATAGGTATAGTTGGAACATTGCTTGGAATTTCTTATAAAACTGCCATAACTAATTATAGAGATATGGGAGTTATTTTTGCTGGATTTATTGCTGGAATACCTGGTGGATTAATTGCAGGCTTAATTAGTGGAACTCACAGATTTTTTATGGGTGGTATAACAAATGTACCATGTTCTCTTGCTACTATTTCAATAGGTATAATAGCAGGTATTTATTCCGAAAAATTTGGGGAGGAAATTTTTAACCCCATCTCTTCTATTTTTTTCACAGCAACTGCAGAAATTTATCATCTTTTTTTAGTTTATTTAATTGTTTCTCCAAAAGAATTGGCTTTTGAAATTTCAACAAAGTTTATGCCTCCAATGGTTTTAAGCAATTCACTTGGAGTTTTTTTGCTTTCTTCCATTTATTATTCACTCTTAAAGGAAAATGAACTTCTTCAAAGTAAAGCAGTTATTTCTATTTTTAAGATTTTTGAAAAATCTACTTTTTTAATAAATGGAATGAAAGAAGAATTTTTACAATCTTTTTCAAAAGAAACCATTAAAAACACAATGTTTACTGATTTTTTCATCATAAAAGATAATAAAGTAATAAGTTCTTATGGAGAAATAAAAAGAAATATTAAAATCTCGGAGTTTGAAAAAACTATATTAAAAAAACAAAAGATACATTATTTAAAAAATGGAAAACAAGAAAAAATTAATTCTAATAATTTGAAATTTTTCTCTGGTATTTTTATACCATTAAAAGATGAAAATATTTTATTAGAATTTATTAAAAATAAAAGTAATTTTATTAGTGATTCTCAAATAACCGTTGCCAAGTTAATAGGTGATTTTATATCTTTACAATTAAAAATCCATAGAGCAAATAATATACGTTCTGAAATGGAAGAAATGCGATATAGAGACTTATTAATGAAAACAAATCCTCATATGATATTCAATGTTTTAAATACAATAAGTTATCTATCCGATAAAGAACCTTTAAAAGTAAAGGAATTATGTTATTCTTTGGGTAACTTTTTAAGAAACAATGTAGATATTGAAAAACCTCTTATAGACCTTAAAAAAGAATTAAATATTTTAGATAATTACATTGATATAATGAGGGTTAGATATGAAGACATGATTGAATTTGACTTTAAAATAAACGCAGAAGATTCCATGCAATTACCAGCTTTTACTCTTCAACCTTTAGTTGAAAATTCTTTAAAACATGGTATGATTCCTGACAAAAAATTAAAAATAAGTATTACTATAACTCAAAAAAGTAATGGATTTAAAATAATAATAAAAGATAATGGTAAAGGAAGTAATTCTAATAAAGAGGGATTTGGAATAAAATCAATAAGAAAAAGGTATGAAAATATTTATCATAATAAAGTAAAGATAAATACAAGTTCTTTTCTTTTTTCTGGAATGGTTGTAACTATTGATGTTGGGGGATAA
- a CDS encoding LytR/AlgR family response regulator transcription factor, producing the protein MKLKTIIIDDEKYAREALKDLLLNFDLFEVVKEFQSATQALKELYKIQPDIIFTDIEMPGLKGTEFADIIKNFDTKIIIISAYTEYSIKAFELNIFDYLLKPVSIERFSKTVEKLQKELKFKSIEKLPVKNDEGIEFIDLNDIKYFESFDKTLIVYHNKGKSEVYKYKISEIESITKNKILRVHKSYAVNIEKIIKFGHLIGKSWFVTLNTGEKVHVSKTYVENLKKRLNL; encoded by the coding sequence ATGAAATTAAAAACTATAATAATTGATGATGAAAAATATGCAAGAGAAGCTTTAAAAGATTTATTATTAAACTTTGATTTATTTGAGGTTGTAAAAGAATTTCAAAGTGCTACTCAAGCTCTAAAAGAATTGTATAAAATACAACCAGACATAATATTTACAGATATTGAAATGCCTGGTTTAAAAGGTACTGAATTTGCAGATATTATTAAAAATTTTGATACAAAAATTATAATAATAAGTGCTTATACAGAATATTCTATAAAAGCTTTTGAATTAAATATCTTTGATTATCTTTTAAAACCAGTTTCTATTGAACGTTTTTCAAAAACTGTTGAAAAATTACAAAAAGAATTAAAATTTAAGTCAATAGAAAAATTACCAGTAAAAAATGATGAAGGAATTGAATTTATTGATTTAAATGATATAAAATACTTTGAATCCTTTGATAAAACTTTAATAGTTTATCATAATAAAGGAAAATCAGAAGTATATAAATATAAAATTTCGGAAATTGAAAGTATAACAAAAAATAAAATTTTACGAGTTCACAAATCATATGCAGTAAATATTGAGAAAATTATTAAATTTGGGCATTTAATTGGAAAATCATGGTTTGTTACTCTTAATACTGGAGAAAAAGTTCATGTTTCAAAAACATACGTCGAAAATTTAAAAAAAAGGTTAAATCTTTGA
- the deoD gene encoding purine-nucleoside phosphorylase, producing the protein MPTPHIEVKDKNTIAKTVIMPGDPLRAKFIAEKFLENPVLFNSVRNMYGYTGTYKGKRISVMGSGMGMASIGIYSYELFKFYDVENIIRVGSCGAYTDELNLYDVILVDEAYSESTFAKCQSGYESDIIEPSEKLNEQLRTAAKNLKIEIKEGRIHSSDVFYRENFEVFKEINKKYGCMAVEMESFALFANAKSTGKNAACLLTVSDSLVTHEATSSEERQLSFTKMMEIALEMAE; encoded by the coding sequence ATTCCTACACCACACATTGAAGTAAAGGATAAAAATACTATTGCAAAAACTGTTATTATGCCTGGAGACCCATTGAGAGCTAAGTTTATTGCAGAAAAATTCCTTGAAAATCCTGTTTTATTTAACTCAGTAAGAAACATGTATGGATACACAGGAACTTATAAAGGTAAAAGAATAAGTGTTATGGGAAGTGGAATGGGAATGGCAAGCATAGGAATTTATTCTTATGAGCTATTTAAATTTTATGATGTTGAAAACATTATAAGAGTTGGTTCATGTGGAGCTTATACTGATGAATTAAACTTATACGATGTTATTTTAGTTGATGAAGCATACAGCGAATCAACATTTGCAAAATGTCAAAGTGGATATGAAAGTGATATTATTGAACCATCAGAAAAATTAAATGAACAATTAAGAACTGCTGCAAAAAATTTAAAAATAGAGATAAAAGAAGGTAGAATTCACTCTTCAGACGTTTTCTATAGAGAAAACTTTGAAGTATTTAAAGAAATAAATAAAAAGTATGGTTGTATGGCTGTTGAAATGGAATCTTTTGCTTTATTTGCAAATGCAAAAAGCACTGGTAAAAATGCAGCTTGTTTATTGACTGTTTCAGATAGTTTAGTTACACATGAAGCAACAAGCAGCGAAGAAAGGCAATTATCTTTTACAAAAATGATGGAAATTGCTTTAGAAATGGCAGAATAA
- a CDS encoding 2-phosphosulfolactate phosphatase, translating into MINVYTTYLENIEKHDIYVLIDTLRATSTISTLLHCKIKSLEIVESLEKAFLKKNKILIGERNAQKIKGFDYSNSPVEILKNKEKLNGKEIVLTTTNGAKAFNKISSMGKVIPLSLLNLNSVYEYVKDYTDIGIVCSGSNGVSSLEDLYTAGLFLRNFKDVDLNDGAKIALSIANLSVEEIKNSDHARTMKRLNLNEDIKFCFKLNVFNEVIIME; encoded by the coding sequence ATGATAAATGTTTATACAACTTATCTTGAAAACATTGAAAAACATGATATATATGTTCTCATAGATACATTAAGGGCAACTTCTACAATAAGTACACTATTGCATTGTAAAATAAAATCTTTAGAAATAGTAGAGAGTTTAGAAAAAGCTTTTTTAAAGAAAAATAAAATATTAATAGGTGAAAGAAATGCACAAAAAATAAAAGGTTTTGATTATTCTAATTCACCTGTAGAAATATTAAAAAACAAGGAAAAATTAAATGGAAAAGAAATTGTTTTAACAACTACAAATGGGGCAAAAGCATTTAATAAAATAAGTTCAATGGGAAAAGTTATTCCATTGAGTTTATTGAATTTAAATTCAGTGTATGAATATGTAAAAGATTATACAGATATAGGTATTGTATGTTCTGGTTCAAATGGAGTTAGTTCATTAGAAGATTTATACACAGCTGGTTTGTTTTTAAGGAATTTTAAAGATGTAGATTTAAATGATGGAGCAAAAATAGCTTTAAGTATAGCTAATTTAAGTGTAGAAGAAATAAAAAATTCAGATCATGCAAGAACAATGAAGAGATTAAATTTAAATGAGGATATAAAGTTTTGTTTTAAATTAAATGTATTTAATGAAGTTATTATAATGGAATAA
- a CDS encoding alpha-amylase family glycosyl hydrolase, which translates to MDNLKGIYSFLVKKIKDGKTNYAVPKRWMPDNYEGNIKLRGRKFFVNPYEYFSEIIETILKNSNESEKYNKPLSFIKKEQTPNWIKSSIFYGAHVRSTSAYIHTESHLFESIDSEGYTEGGTFLKMIALLPYLKQFNVECIYLLPITQSSNKFKKGEVGSPYSVKDFFKVEKDFHDTLLEDEFNPNDEFAAFVEAAHRLNIRVVLDFVPRTAARDNNLILEHPEWFYWIDSKEKNKFKPPYLKTLKFEQPALENLEILYNDEAVKQHLKKFKFDPKTQDPNKWENFVMKNKNNENFLDEIEKEFGVITVPGFSDWINDPQPTWDDVTFLRLYMSHPETAEKYLSKDQPPYVLFDVVKASKFPGKEKNVELWNTIANIMPFYQKNFGIDGARLDMGHALPKELEHMIIENAKKYDPSFAIIAEELNMDNHIKAKDSGYDGILGNSWWTEPRYKEGWLKKVVSDIMVNISLPAFATSETPDSPRAVTRDGKELFSKMSGVLNTFMPNGITFINSGYEIFEKQPMNTGLDFDNPIEQKFENLKPTDQFYGKLAFFDWYALHWNVDHHMVKLLKLLGKIKEEHKNLLLKSENYKFIDFGNDAFVMFWWNGEEGIVIPVNLNKEHPFYFDINLGYYTWRGYHKVKTLIENYRRGESEWEVQDGTLKVGINPFEARVFLIK; encoded by the coding sequence ATGGATAATTTAAAAGGTATTTATTCATTTTTAGTAAAAAAAATAAAAGATGGTAAAACAAATTATGCAGTTCCAAAAAGATGGATGCCAGATAATTATGAAGGAAATATTAAATTAAGAGGTAGAAAATTTTTTGTAAATCCTTATGAATATTTTTCAGAAATTATAGAAACAATTTTAAAAAATTCAAATGAGAGTGAAAAATATAATAAACCGTTGTCCTTTATAAAAAAAGAACAAACTCCAAATTGGATTAAAAGTTCAATATTTTATGGAGCTCATGTGAGGTCAACTTCTGCATATATACATACAGAATCACATTTATTTGAATCAATAGATTCAGAAGGATATACAGAAGGTGGAACATTTTTAAAAATGATAGCATTATTACCTTATTTAAAACAATTTAATGTAGAGTGTATATATCTTTTACCTATAACTCAATCTAGTAATAAGTTTAAAAAAGGTGAAGTTGGATCTCCTTATTCAGTTAAAGATTTTTTTAAGGTTGAAAAAGATTTTCATGATACACTTTTAGAAGATGAGTTTAATCCAAATGATGAATTTGCAGCATTTGTTGAAGCAGCTCATAGATTAAATATTAGAGTTGTTTTAGACTTTGTTCCTCGTACAGCTGCAAGAGATAATAATCTTATATTAGAGCATCCAGAATGGTTTTATTGGATTGATTCTAAAGAAAAAAATAAATTTAAACCACCTTATTTAAAAACATTAAAATTTGAACAACCAGCATTAGAAAATTTAGAAATATTATATAATGATGAAGCTGTAAAACAACATTTGAAAAAATTTAAATTTGATCCAAAAACACAAGATCCAAATAAATGGGAAAATTTTGTGATGAAAAACAAGAACAATGAAAATTTTTTAGATGAAATAGAAAAAGAATTTGGAGTAATAACTGTTCCAGGATTTTCAGACTGGATAAATGATCCACAACCAACGTGGGATGACGTTACATTTTTAAGATTATATATGTCACATCCAGAAACAGCAGAAAAATACTTATCAAAAGATCAGCCACCATATGTTTTATTTGATGTTGTAAAAGCAAGTAAGTTTCCAGGAAAAGAAAAAAATGTTGAACTTTGGAATACTATTGCAAACATAATGCCATTTTACCAAAAAAATTTTGGAATAGATGGAGCAAGATTGGATATGGGACATGCTTTACCTAAAGAATTAGAACATATGATTATAGAAAATGCAAAAAAATATGATCCATCATTTGCAATAATAGCAGAGGAATTGAATATGGATAACCATATAAAAGCTAAAGATAGTGGTTATGATGGTATTTTAGGGAACTCGTGGTGGACTGAACCACGCTATAAAGAAGGCTGGTTAAAAAAGGTAGTTTCAGATATTATGGTTAATATATCCTTGCCTGCATTTGCAACATCCGAAACGCCGGATTCTCCAAGAGCAGTTACAAGAGATGGAAAAGAATTATTTTCAAAAATGAGTGGTGTATTAAATACGTTTATGCCAAATGGAATAACATTTATAAATTCTGGGTATGAAATATTTGAAAAACAACCAATGAATACGGGTCTTGATTTTGATAATCCAATAGAACAAAAATTTGAGAACTTAAAACCAACAGATCAATTTTATGGTAAATTAGCTTTCTTTGATTGGTATGCTCTTCATTGGAACGTTGATCATCATATGGTTAAACTTTTGAAATTATTGGGGAAGATAAAAGAAGAACACAAAAATTTATTATTAAAATCTGAAAATTATAAGTTTATAGATTTTGGTAATGATGCATTTGTAATGTTTTGGTGGAATGGAGAAGAAGGAATTGTTATACCAGTAAATTTAAATAAAGAACATCCATTTTATTTTGATATAAACCTTGGATATTATACTTGGCGCGGATACCATAAAGTTAAAACTTTAATTGAAAACTATAGACGTGGTGAAAGTGAATGGGAAGTTCAAGATGGAACACTCAAAGTTGGAATTAATCCATTTGAAGCAAGAGTATTTTTAATAAAATGA
- a CDS encoding ABC transporter permease subunit encodes MKKFLKFLMWGGVAILNAILVWFTFMLFALGNYSLAVTLGVFVAIADWAIFSKKGYPYRYTIAALFFLFVLTIYPMYYTIQIAFTNYGTGHLFSRDQAIETLLTDTRFLYSPNNAEIYDFKIFVKYDEQYKPTEDFLVLLYNKEKSFLAKKPQNIQYDAKGNVKYAESELMPLKNDVFDETYKIIKNKEGKIIAIDNGKIKYTYFYGFDDPSVSSNSAYYNSVIRQKYLKVINLKNGKKSFRLSSDYVYRKFSESYRVYEAISKTNIIEGRKVTKTQILNTLTNTILEDKDGAFWDYDKNGVSTRLIGYVEGVGAYNFKKILTDPKIAGPFFKIFVWTFTYAILSVIFSFIIGLALALALNDKNMKGRMIYRTLLIIPWAIPVFISVLVWRNGFFNETYGIINKIFLAKLGLEPIKWLNDPFWAKISILIVNTWLGFPYMMTVTLGALQSIPGELYEASSIDGATKWKQFSKITMPLLMVSVAPLLVMSFAFNFNNFVGIYLLTGGGPALPNSNTSAGATDILISFTYKLAFEGRKGQDFGFASAIAIIIFGIVSIISYFNFKFSKAFEEVSR; translated from the coding sequence ATGAAAAAATTTTTAAAGTTTCTTATGTGGGGCGGAGTGGCAATATTGAACGCTATACTCGTTTGGTTTACCTTCATGCTCTTTGCATTGGGAAATTATTCTCTTGCAGTTACATTGGGAGTATTTGTTGCGATAGCTGATTGGGCTATTTTTTCAAAAAAAGGATATCCATATAGATATACAATTGCTGCATTATTTTTCTTATTTGTGTTAACTATATATCCTATGTATTACACAATTCAAATTGCTTTTACTAATTATGGAACTGGTCATTTGTTTAGTAGAGATCAAGCAATTGAAACTTTATTGACAGATACAAGATTCTTGTATTCGCCAAATAATGCTGAAATTTATGATTTTAAAATTTTTGTTAAGTACGATGAACAGTATAAACCTACAGAAGATTTTTTAGTTTTATTGTATAATAAAGAAAAGAGTTTTCTTGCTAAAAAACCACAAAATATTCAATATGATGCTAAAGGAAATGTTAAGTATGCTGAATCAGAGCTTATGCCTTTAAAAAATGATGTTTTTGATGAAACATATAAAATAATAAAAAATAAAGAAGGAAAAATAATAGCTATTGATAATGGAAAAATAAAGTATACGTATTTTTATGGATTTGATGATCCAAGTGTTTCTTCAAATTCTGCCTATTATAATTCGGTTATAAGACAAAAATATTTAAAAGTTATTAATTTAAAAAATGGTAAAAAGAGTTTTAGATTATCGAGTGATTATGTTTATAGAAAATTTTCAGAATCATATCGTGTTTATGAAGCAATTTCAAAAACAAATATAATTGAAGGAAGAAAGGTTACTAAGACACAAATATTAAATACATTAACAAATACAATATTAGAAGATAAAGATGGAGCTTTTTGGGATTATGATAAAAATGGAGTTTCAACGAGATTAATTGGTTATGTTGAAGGTGTTGGTGCATATAACTTTAAAAAGATATTGACAGATCCTAAAATTGCAGGACCATTTTTCAAAATTTTTGTTTGGACTTTCACATATGCAATATTGAGTGTTATCTTTAGCTTTATAATTGGATTGGCACTAGCACTTGCATTAAATGATAAAAATATGAAAGGAAGAATGATTTATAGAACTTTATTAATAATTCCATGGGCAATTCCAGTTTTTATCTCTGTTTTGGTTTGGAGAAACGGCTTTTTTAATGAAACTTATGGAATAATAAATAAAATATTTCTTGCAAAACTTGGGTTAGAACCAATAAAGTGGTTAAATGATCCATTTTGGGCAAAAATATCTATATTAATAGTAAATACATGGCTTGGATTTCCATACATGATGACGGTAACTCTTGGAGCTCTTCAAAGTATTCCTGGAGAACTTTATGAAGCTTCATCAATAGATGGAGCAACTAAGTGGAAGCAATTTTCAAAGATAACTATGCCACTTTTAATGGTTTCTGTAGCTCCACTCTTAGTTATGTCATTTGCATTTAATTTTAATAATTTTGTTGGTATTTACTTATTAACAGGAGGAGGACCAGCTTTACCAAATTCAAATACATCAGCAGGTGCTACTGATATCCTCATTTCATTTACATACAAATTAGCTTTTGAAGGAAGAAAAGGTCAAGACTTTGGTTTTGCGAGTGCAATAGCAATAATTATCTTTGGTATTGTATCTATAATAAGTTATTTTAATTTTAAATTTTCAAAGGCTTTTGAAGAGGTGAGTAGATAA